A genomic stretch from Helianthus annuus cultivar XRQ/B chromosome 1, HanXRQr2.0-SUNRISE, whole genome shotgun sequence includes:
- the LOC110944523 gene encoding arogenate dehydratase/prephenate dehydratase 1, chloroplastic: MGLKAVPIWVCFNHSLPQLGLSDFVQNKKKIQPLSSYRVNLASFKKWECKGLKLAQNEVSQIPVEDDEKPLSPPDLEGESSTDGKIEETQITESKGFHRDLNSLPKPLSATDLVSSSNDGSKVRVAYQGIPGAYSEAAALKAYPKCETVPCEEFESVFKAVELWLVDKAVLPIENSVGGSIHRNYDLLLRHRLHIVGEVQLIVNHCLLGVPGVRKEELKRVLSHPQALDQCEIALNKLGVVRVNAEDTALAAQVVASEGIRETGAVASSRAAEIYGLDILAQTIQDDLDNITRFLILAREPIIPGTDKPHKTSIVFTLEEGPGVLFKALAVFALREINLSKIESRPQRKRPLRIVDDSNKGSAKYFDYLFYIDFEASMAEPRAQYALGHLQEFARFLRVLGCYPMDTTL; this comes from the exons ATGGGTTTAAAGGCTGTTCCCATCTGGGTTTGTTTTAATCACTCTCTTCCTCAATTGGGTCTCTCTGATTTCGTTCAAAACAAGAAAAAGATCCAGCCTTTAAGTAGTTATAGGGTTAATCTTGCAAGTTTCAAGAAATGGGAGTGTAAAGGTTTGAAATTGGCCCAAAATGAGGTCTCACAAATCCCTGTTGAAGATGATGAGAAGCCTTTGAGTCCACCTGATTTGGAGGGTGAAAGTTCTACAGATGGGAAGATTGAAGAGACCCAGATCACTGAATCCAAAGGGTTTCATAGAGATTTGAATTCTTTACCAA AGCCCTTATCGGCTACGGATCTTGTCTCTTCTAGTAATGACGGCTCAAAGGTCCGAGTTGCTTACCAG GGTATTCCAGGTGCTTATAGTGAGGCTGCAGCTCTTAAAGCATACCCAAAATGTGAAACAGTTCCATGTGAAGAATTTGAATCTGTATTCAAG GCAGTTGAATTATGGTTAGTGGATAAAGCAGTGCTCCCGATAGAGAACTCTGTAGGGGGAAGTATTCATAGAAATTACGATTTACTCCTTCGTCATCGCCTGCACATTGTTGGTGAAGTGCAGTTGATTGTTAATCACTGCCTCTTGGGTGTCCCCGGAGTAAGAAAAGAGGAGCTAAAGCGCGTTTTAAGCCACCCTCAG GCACTTGACCAATGTGAGATTGCATTGAACAAATTAGGTGTTGTCAGAGTTAATGCTGAAGACACTGCTCTTGCAGCTCAG GTTGTAGCTTCTGAAGGCATACGAGAGACCGGAGCAGTTGCAAGTTCTAGAGCTGCAGAAATATATGGACTTGATATTCTAGCTCAAACGATCCAG GATGATTTAGATAACATTACCCGTTTTCTAATACTAGCAAGAGAACCTATCATTCCGGGAACGGACAAACCCCATAAG ACGAGTATTGTCTTTACGTTAGAAGAAGGGCCGGGGGTGCTGTTTAAAGCATTAGCCGTGTTCGCTCTAAGAGAGATCAACTTATCAAAG ATCGAGAGCCGGCCGCAAAGGAAACGTCCGCTCAGGATTGTTGATGACAGCAACAAGGGTAGCGCCAA ATACTTTGACTACCTATTTTACATTGACTTTGAAGCTTCGATGGCGGAGCCTCGTGCCCAATATGCTCTAGGACATCTACAG GAATTTGCCAGGTTTCTTCGTGTTCTTGGCTGCTACCCGATGGATACGACTCTATAG